The following nucleotide sequence is from Halobacillus mangrovi.
GAATCTTTGAACACAACTACACGCGCTATAGGATATATTCCCTTTTTCTCTAGTTCTTTCAGCATTTCTCTTGGATCATCTATGTACGATTCAGCAATATCTGCATATTTATCGTCTTCTGGTTCGAAGGTCAGGTTTCCATGGTCCTCCTTAATATCAATAACCATAGCATTTAAATCAGTAGAGTCGACTAGTTCTGTCAGCTCACTCATTTTTTTACCGCCGGCTGATGGACCTGTCACATAAATGCCTCTGACAGCGTCGGGATATTCAAAATCGAGACCTGAATCATAAACAAATCTCGCCGCCGGATCCGGGACCTTTAGCGCCGTTAACTCCACTGGCTTCTTCGTCAACAATTGAATTTCTTTTGCACTTTCTCCTTCTTCTGCGCTCACCGTTCCTAAAGGTAAGGTCAAAAGGAGCATGCTAGAGAAAATCAAAACACAAAGTTGTCTTTTCCCCATTTACATCCTACTTTCCTATTATATATTTTCCTTTTTATTATATAAGACGAGACTTTCTAGGAACAGGTTTATTTTTCAATTTTTCCCTATTCTCATGATAATACTACTAATTACCTATTATCCATTAGTGAAGATACTAATCACTCATTGGAAAAAAGCTGCATTCTTCAACAATATAGCAGAATAGTTGAATACTCGATTTCGGGGTACTGTGAGCTTTCCGTTGCCCAAAGTAGAATTTGGAGGTCCGAGAAATCACTCGCTTTCCGTGGGCATGTGCTGAGCCTCCTCGAGCTAAAGCTCTCCGGGGTCTAACCTATCATGTTCATCCCACAGGAGTCTCGCGATTTCTCGGACCTCCTTACCGCTGCTGGGAGGAACGGAAACGTTATTGTTACCGAAAACCTATCTGTAATTTTGGAAGTCAGAGCTTCCTTACTCTTGTTAAATGGGGCCGTTCATTACACTATAGATGGGTTGGATGGAAAACGGCGAGACTCCCGCGGGAGAAGGACTTAGGCGAGACACCACAGAGAGCGCAGCGAGCGAGGCGGCTCGCCAGTTCCCCCGCAGGAAAGCGAGTTGTTTTCCAGCCAACCTTACGCTTATTACACATCGGCCCCGAGAATATCTCGAATTTAAGTCTTCTGGATAAGGAGGCTAGTATTGGAGATTCCTCTATCAAACAAGAAAAAAGAAAGACCCTGCTAAGCATGCAAGGTCTTTCCCTATCTAACCTAACTTATTGTTTAACCGCACCGTGTTCTTTCTTATAATGCTCAAATTCTTTCGTTGTGCAAAGTACCCAGTGTCCTGGGCGAACTTCGCGGAATTCAGGCTCTTCACTCGTATCGTGATTGTTCGGATCATAGGTAAAACGCTCACGAGAACGTTCGTAGTCTGGATCCGGCAATGGAATCGCAGATAGAAGTGACTGCGTATAAGGGTGGATTGGGTGATTATAAAGATCATCCGCATCCGCCAGCTCTACCATCTTACCAAAGTACATAACACCAATACGATCACTAATATATTTGACCATAGACAAATCGTGGGCGATAAACAAGTAGGTAAGGTTCTTTTCCTTTTGCAGCTTCTTCAACAAGTTTACAACCTGTGCTTGAATCGAAACGTCTAGTGCTGAGATCGGCTCATCGGCGATGATGAAGCTTGGGTCTACAGCTAAGGCACGTGCTATTCCGATTCTCTGACGCTGACCGCCACTAAATTCGTGAGGGTAACGGTTTGCGTGCTCTTTGTTCAAACCTACTGTTTCTAACAGTTCATGCACTTTTGCTTTACGCTCTTTATCGTTTTTTGCAAGTCCGTGAATATCCATGCCCTCAGCGATAATATCTTCAACTTTCATACGAGGGTTTAAGGATGCATAAGGATCCTGGAAGATCATTTGCATTTCACGGTTGAATTTTCTTAATTGCTCACGGTCCTTTTTGCCGTGAACATTCTCCCCATTAAAGGTTACTTCCCCGTCTGTCGCATTATAAAGGCGGATGATCGTACGGCCAGTAGTTGATTTACCACAACCAGACTCTCCTACTAACCCGAACGTCTCACCTTTATAAATGTCGAAGTTCAGTCCATCCACAGCTTTTACAACACTGTGGCGGCCGGTCTTAAAATGTTGCTTTAAGTTTTTTATTTCTAATAATTTTTCTCTACTCATGCGCGATCACCTTCCGAACTGGTTGTAGCCATACCTTCCATTCGTTTTTTGACGGATGCCGGCGGCTCAATCTTAGGTGCGTTTTCGTGCAGCAACCAGGTCGCTGCGTAATGAGTGTCAGAAACCTTGAACATTGGCGGCTCCTGCTCCAAATCAATTTGCATCGCATACTCATTACGAGCCGCAAACGCATCCCCTTTAGGAGGGTCTAAAAGATCGGGCGGAGAGCCTGGGATGGCGTAAAGCTCTTCATCATCACTGTCTAGTGATGGCATGGAACCTAAAAGCCCCCATGTGTATGGGTGTTTGGGATTATAGAAAATATCATCGACCGTACCGATTTCAACGATTTTCCCTGCGTACATTACAGCAACTCTGTCAGCTACGTTAGCTACGACACCAAGGTCGTGCGTAATGAAGATCGTTGCGGAATCTGTCTTCTTCTGAATATCCTTCATCAATTCTAAAATTTGTGCTTGGATCGTTACATCCAATGCTGTTGTCGGCTCATCTGCAATCAACAGTTTAGGATTACAAGCAAGTGCAATGGCTACGACAACACGCTGTCTCATACCACCTGAGAATTGGTGAGGATACTGTTTTAAACGTGATTCAGGATCAGGAATTCCAACTAGTTCAAGGAGTTCCACAACACGTTTACGCGCTTGAGATCTGTTCATTTTTTGGTGCTTGATCAACCCTTCCATAATCTGGTTTCCAACCTTCATCGTAGGGTTAAGAGAAGTCATTGGATCCTGGAAGATCATTGCCATATCTTTACCGCGGATTTTCTGCATTTCTTTCTCACTCAGTTTGGCCAAATCTCTACCTTCAAATAGGATTTCACCTTCTTTGATCCGACCTGGCGGTTTCGGAATCAAATGCATTAGTGCTTTGGTTGTTACGGACTTACCAGAACCGGACTCTCCAACAATGGCAAGCGTCTCACCTTTTTTCAAGTCGAAATTGACCCCACGTACAGCTTTTACTTCACCGCCGTAGGTGTCAAAGGAAACATGTAAGTTTTTTACGTCTAGTAATTTTTCCATTTTGTACACCTACCTCCTATTCACGCATCTTCGGATCGAATGCATCTCGAAGACCATCAGCTAAGACATTAAAGGCAATCATGATTAGCGAGATTACAATTGCCGGGAATAATAAAATGTGTGGATAGATTTGCAGCGATTTAAACCCATCCTCAATCAGTGTACCTAATGAGGCGATCGGTGTTGGAAGTCCTAACCCGATAAAGCTTAAGAACGCTTCAAAGAATATGGCACTTGGAATCGTAAACATCGTATTAATAATGATTAGTCCCAATACGTTCGGAACTAAGTGTTTTCTTAGAATTCGGTTATCAGGCGCACCGAGTGTTTGTGATGCAAGAACAAATTCCTGATTTTTCAATTTCAGTACCTGTCCCCTGACGATCCGGGCCATCGATATCCAGCCGGTTATCGTCAGCGCTATCGTAATCGAGAGTATCCCTGGATCCAAAATGAGAATAAAGAGAATAACCACGACAAGGTTCGGAATTCCCATTAAAATCTCAATGATACGTTGCATGTAGTTATCGACACGTCCACCATAATATGCGGAAATTCCACCATAGGCTACACCAATAATCATATCAATCGTAGCTGCCAAGAAAGCAATGTACAAGGAAATTCGTGTTCCTTTCCAAGTACGTGTCCATAAGTCACGGCCAAGACCGTCAGTACCAAACCAGAATGATTGATCATTCATATCTTTTGCTGCATACACATCATAAGTCGCTCTAACTTCTGCGAGTTCTCCGTTTGAGCCATCGTTCAATGTCTCAAGCTTTATGAAGTCTTCCTGATTGTTAAAACGCATCATTGCTTTTGATTCAGCCTGCTCTAACGAGTCGGCGGTCGCCGTATCAGAAAGCGTACCATCCATTCCGAGCCACCCTAATCCTTCAACTTTAGGAGGCATTTTAGCGCGGGATAAATCTTGCTCAAACTCACCGTATTGATTCATATACGGTCCAAATATAGCCATAATGATTAGAAGAACTAACGTCCCTAACCCGATCATCGCCCCAACATTCTTACGAAGGCGGATAAAGGAATCCTGCCAGAATGACAGACTTGGACGATTAATCTTTTCACTATCATTCTCTTTCCTGTCTACAGGTACAAATAAGTCTTTCGACGGTTTGTGATGATTATCCATATGTTACTACTCTCCTTCTGCTAGTCGAATTCTTGGATCAATGACTCCGTAAAGAAGGTCAATGACCAGGATAATTAAGATGAAAAGGAATGCGATTAGTAACGTTGTACCCATAATGATCGGAAAGTCATTTGTGTTAATCGCTTTTACGAACTGTTCACCAATTCCTGGAACGGCAAAAATGTTTTCAATAACAAGTGTACCTGTCATCAAACCGATAGCTAACGGGCCAAGCACTGTGATTAATGGAATCAAAGCGTTTCTTACACCGTGTTTAAATACAACACCGAATTTATTCACACCTTTTGCCCGTGCTGTCGTAATATAGTCAGATCCTAATACTTCAAGCATTTCGGTTCTCATAAAGCGGGCTGCAATTGCAATCGGGAAGATGGCCAACGCAACTGTTGGTAGTACGGTATGTGCCCACGTTCCCCATAATGCAACTGGGAACCAGCCTAACTTTACACCAATATAATACTGAAGAATTCCAGCAAATACGAAGGAAGGAATAGATTTTCCTACAACTGCAATAAATGTAGAACCATAATCAAGAAAACCGTTGTGATAGATTGCAGATACAAGACCGAGCAGCATGCCGAGAATTGTACCGATGACCATAGCTTGTACACCTAGTGTCATGGACGGACCAATACGCTCCATGATTATTGTTGTTACTTCTCTGTTGTCGAATTGGAACGAAATTCCTAAGTCACCCTGTGTAAGATTCACCATATAATTGAAATACTGAACAGGGACCGGGTCATCCAATCCGTACTTTTCTAAAACGACCGCTTGTTGTTCTTCAGATAATTTATCTGCAGCACTTAGGGGAGTACCTGGTAGGAACTTCATTAAGAAGAACGTAAATGTAGCGATCAAAAACATCGTTATAACCATGTAGACCAAACGTTGAAGTATATAACGTGTCATATCAACACCTCCTGTTAAGTTAAACCCTATATCTCTATATTATGGAATTGACAGAAATTTGTCTATAATTAGAAAACTTTGTTTACAGGGAAAAAGAGAGCATACGCCAACTTGGACATATACTCTCTCCCCCTATTAGCTAGCCTATATGTGGTTAGGAACTACTTATTATTTACCTTCGATATAAGCATGTTTGTAAGTGTAGTCAGGTCCCATTGGGTTAGTGATTACACCTTTAACATAAGGCTTCACAAGTTTAGCAGATGCACGTTGGTAAAGAGGTACTAGGACTGCATCTTCTTGGATCAATTTCTTCTCTGCTTCAAGGAAAGTTTCAAAACGCTCGACTGGTTTTTGAGCTAGCTCATTGTTAGCTTTCTCAATCATAGCGTCGTAGTCTTCATTAGCGTAACCAGTCTTGTTGTTTCCGCCATCTGTAACCCACATGTTCAAGAACGTATTTGGATCGATATAGTCAGGACCCCATCCAGCGTTTTGGATTTCATAGTCCATGCTTGTGTCACGATCAAGACGCTCTTTGAAAGGTACAGATTGTACATTTACAGTAAGACCTTCCAGTTGCTCAAGTTGGTCTTTAATGTAAGCATCAAGGTTTTTAGCAACTTCACTGTCTCCACCAAGGTAGTTCAGTTCAATTGTATCTTGACCTAGCTCTTCTTTAGCTGTAGACCAAAGCTCTTGAGCTTTCTCTACGTTATATTCAACCAGGTCTCCGTTGATTTCACGGAAGTCTTCGCCAGACTCAGGGTGTTTAACAAAGTTCTTAGGAATATCACCGACAGATGGAAGGGAACCGTTATTCAAGATAACGTCAACCATGCTTTGACGGTCAATTACCATTTGCATTGCTTTACGAGCGTTTACGTTAGCAAGAACGTCATTTGCTTCTTGGTTAAGCTTCAAGTAGAACAAAACAGGCTCTTCTTCAACGATGAATTCTTCAGAAGAACGGTATTGGTCTACAAATTCAGCTGAAAGACCAGCACGATCAATTTCGCCAGTTTCATACAAGTTAACAGCTGTAGCTGTATCTTTTACAACTTTTACATTGATCTTTTCAAGTTTTACGTTCTCAGCATCCCAGTAATCTTCGTTTTTCTCTAGTGTCCAGCCTTCACCGTGGTTCCACTCAGTCATCTTGAATGGTCCATTGAAAGTAAGTGTATCGGCTTCAAGTGCGTATTGATCGCCTTGTTCCTCAACAAACTTTTTGTTCAATGGAAGGAAAGTACCAAATGTTGTAAGAGACTCGAAGTAAGGAATTGGTTTCTCTAGAGTTACTTCAAGCGTGTAATCGTCTACTGCTTTAACACCAAGGTCTTCAACTGGTGCTTCACCATTGGCGATAGCTTCTGCGTTTTTAATAACGCCACCCATCATGTATGGACCATATTCAGATCCAGTATCAGGGTTTACAGCACGCTGCCAAGCGTAAACGAAATCGTTTGCTGTGACAGGATCACCGTTTGTCCATGTTGCATCTTCACGAAGATTGAAAGTCCATGTAAGAGCATCTTCACTTACCTCGTGATCTTTTGCGATCCCTGGTTCAGGTTTAGCATCCTCACCAAGACGATAAAGCCCGTCCATAGTGGAACCAAGGAATTGGAATGCAACTGCGTCAGTCGCTAGAGATGCATCCATTGTTGGAATCTCTGCGGAGTCCGTAATATTAAGTACTTGCTCGCTGTCGCCAGCAGCTTCTTCAGTGTTTCCTTCGCCTTCGCCTTCTCCGCCTTCGGAGCCTGTGTTCTCTCCTCCGCCGCCGGAACAAGCCGCTAGGAACATGCTAAGTACTAGTGCGAGTACTAGCAATAACCAATTTGTCTTTTTCATGTAGAAAATGACCTCCCCTAAAAATTTTCAAAAATTTAATGTGGAAATTTGTCCACATATCGAATTATACAAGTTTTCTAACTATTTTGCATTAATTTTTTTCTTATATTTCTTAGAATCCCCATCATTATTACGTTTCTGTGACACAAAACAAGACTTTTTACCTAGTTTATTTTACAATATTTTTGTCTAGAAACAATTAATTATAAACCTATATGCATAAAAAATAGCGATGTTTTTGTCATAAACTTGTTTTATCGCGTTTATACGTTAAAGTATTTGCATAAATCATTCAAGTTTTTAATAACATAGAATTTTCTGTTTATTAATCTCGTTTACAATTCCTTCAAAACAAAAATCATGCTATAATATTTAATAGTTTTGATGGAAGGTGTGATTCTTTTTGAGTCTATTGCGAAATAAATGGATAGTACTTTTGTTTAATGTAATGATCGTGACCCTGCTTTTCACTGTACTAGCGCCTGTTTATGATCTATTTCATTACATTAACCAGTTGTTCTATATCGCTTATTTCTATTTATTTGTCGGCATTCTTCTTTGGGTCATTCGAGGCGGATTCTTCGATGCCATAACATACAGCTTTAGAAGATTCTCTAATAAGATGGCCAAACAAAAAGATTATTTGGATGATTGGAAGCAGAAGCCTCTGCCTTCTCAGACGATTGAGAAAAGCTGGTTATCTTTCTTTCTATTCCATGGCGCTATGTTAATGATCGGTTTACTTGCTTTACTTGCTGTTTATTACAATATGTAATGTACTTGTCAGCATAAATAATTTAGTTTATAATAATTTCCTAATTCGATAAGATACAAGCGTTGAAGAAGAGAAAGTACTCTTAATGATATCTTTTCAGAGAGACTGTGGTCGGTGAGAACAGTCAAGACCATTAAGAGGAAATGGGGCTTCTGAGCTTCAAATGACGTAAATCGGCGTTAACGATCATAAGCTGACTTTTCCAAAGGAAAAGTAATTAGGGTGGCACCGCGGTATCATTCGTCCCTTCCAATTGTGGAAGTGATGAGTGATTTTTTTATGCCTTTATTGCTAATCACCAGTCAATAATGGTCCTGAATACGCTTATCTCAACAAGGACTAAAGAAAAAATAATATAATGAGGTGAAGGAAATGAAGACGATTTTTTCAGGGATTCAACCTAGTGGCACATTGACATTGGGGAATTATTTGGGGGCTATGAAGCATTTTGTTGACTTACAGGATGAACAGAAATGTTACTTCTGCATTGTAGACGAACATGCGATTACAATGCCTCAAGATCGACTGAAACTGAGAGAAAATATTAAGTCACTAGCTGCGTTATACTTAGCTTCTGGAATAGATCCGAACAAATCCACGCTGTTCATTCAGTCGGAAGTTCCAGCACATAC
It contains:
- a CDS encoding ABC transporter ATP-binding protein, which gives rise to MSREKLLEIKNLKQHFKTGRHSVVKAVDGLNFDIYKGETFGLVGESGCGKSTTGRTIIRLYNATDGEVTFNGENVHGKKDREQLRKFNREMQMIFQDPYASLNPRMKVEDIIAEGMDIHGLAKNDKERKAKVHELLETVGLNKEHANRYPHEFSGGQRQRIGIARALAVDPSFIIADEPISALDVSIQAQVVNLLKKLQKEKNLTYLFIAHDLSMVKYISDRIGVMYFGKMVELADADDLYNHPIHPYTQSLLSAIPLPDPDYERSRERFTYDPNNHDTSEEPEFREVRPGHWVLCTTKEFEHYKKEHGAVKQ
- a CDS encoding ABC transporter ATP-binding protein, with the translated sequence MEKLLDVKNLHVSFDTYGGEVKAVRGVNFDLKKGETLAIVGESGSGKSVTTKALMHLIPKPPGRIKEGEILFEGRDLAKLSEKEMQKIRGKDMAMIFQDPMTSLNPTMKVGNQIMEGLIKHQKMNRSQARKRVVELLELVGIPDPESRLKQYPHQFSGGMRQRVVVAIALACNPKLLIADEPTTALDVTIQAQILELMKDIQKKTDSATIFITHDLGVVANVADRVAVMYAGKIVEIGTVDDIFYNPKHPYTWGLLGSMPSLDSDDEELYAIPGSPPDLLDPPKGDAFAARNEYAMQIDLEQEPPMFKVSDTHYAATWLLHENAPKIEPPASVKKRMEGMATTSSEGDRA
- the opp3C gene encoding oligopeptide ABC transporter permease, coding for MDNHHKPSKDLFVPVDRKENDSEKINRPSLSFWQDSFIRLRKNVGAMIGLGTLVLLIIMAIFGPYMNQYGEFEQDLSRAKMPPKVEGLGWLGMDGTLSDTATADSLEQAESKAMMRFNNQEDFIKLETLNDGSNGELAEVRATYDVYAAKDMNDQSFWFGTDGLGRDLWTRTWKGTRISLYIAFLAATIDMIIGVAYGGISAYYGGRVDNYMQRIIEILMGIPNLVVVILFILILDPGILSITIALTITGWISMARIVRGQVLKLKNQEFVLASQTLGAPDNRILRKHLVPNVLGLIIINTMFTIPSAIFFEAFLSFIGLGLPTPIASLGTLIEDGFKSLQIYPHILLFPAIVISLIMIAFNVLADGLRDAFDPKMRE
- the opp3b gene encoding oligopeptide ABC transporter permease, with the protein product MTRYILQRLVYMVITMFLIATFTFFLMKFLPGTPLSAADKLSEEQQAVVLEKYGLDDPVPVQYFNYMVNLTQGDLGISFQFDNREVTTIIMERIGPSMTLGVQAMVIGTILGMLLGLVSAIYHNGFLDYGSTFIAVVGKSIPSFVFAGILQYYIGVKLGWFPVALWGTWAHTVLPTVALAIFPIAIAARFMRTEMLEVLGSDYITTARAKGVNKFGVVFKHGVRNALIPLITVLGPLAIGLMTGTLVIENIFAVPGIGEQFVKAINTNDFPIIMGTTLLIAFLFILIILVIDLLYGVIDPRIRLAEGE
- a CDS encoding peptide ABC transporter substrate-binding protein codes for the protein MKKTNWLLLVLALVLSMFLAACSGGGGENTGSEGGEGEGEGNTEEAAGDSEQVLNITDSAEIPTMDASLATDAVAFQFLGSTMDGLYRLGEDAKPEPGIAKDHEVSEDALTWTFNLREDATWTNGDPVTANDFVYAWQRAVNPDTGSEYGPYMMGGVIKNAEAIANGEAPVEDLGVKAVDDYTLEVTLEKPIPYFESLTTFGTFLPLNKKFVEEQGDQYALEADTLTFNGPFKMTEWNHGEGWTLEKNEDYWDAENVKLEKINVKVVKDTATAVNLYETGEIDRAGLSAEFVDQYRSSEEFIVEEEPVLFYLKLNQEANDVLANVNARKAMQMVIDRQSMVDVILNNGSLPSVGDIPKNFVKHPESGEDFREINGDLVEYNVEKAQELWSTAKEELGQDTIELNYLGGDSEVAKNLDAYIKDQLEQLEGLTVNVQSVPFKERLDRDTSMDYEIQNAGWGPDYIDPNTFLNMWVTDGGNNKTGYANEDYDAMIEKANNELAQKPVERFETFLEAEKKLIQEDAVLVPLYQRASAKLVKPYVKGVITNPMGPDYTYKHAYIEGK
- a CDS encoding DUF3899 domain-containing protein, whose protein sequence is MSLLRNKWIVLLFNVMIVTLLFTVLAPVYDLFHYINQLFYIAYFYLFVGILLWVIRGGFFDAITYSFRRFSNKMAKQKDYLDDWKQKPLPSQTIEKSWLSFFLFHGAMLMIGLLALLAVYYNM